A single Dechloromonas denitrificans DNA region contains:
- the tssK gene encoding type VI secretion system baseplate subunit TssK: MNNPKILWGEGLFLRPQHFQQQDAHAEALIRRTLLSAQPYAWGVRDLDIDLDSLKSGILRFNRIDAIFANGDFFTAPDVDQLPPPITLDAAVTEEGTTDFFLALHHLNAHGGNCTENSADSGQARYLIVPRENPDLFTDAAEADIATLSKISHIKSASEPRDQFLTLPIVRIRRTASDGFEVDPTFLPPSISLRSAPSLYMQLRRQIDALLAKVDALYGFHREPSKNVIEFRSGDIASFWLLHTASSACATLTHLFRNPETSPERLFQELLRLAGGLMTFSKGYSLNDLPAYDHAQPGPGFARLDLILRELLDTVISTRYFAIALSQPKQAFYAGHLDSEKINGETAFYLSITASHPQSEIIESIPLRIKVGAPDDVEKLVLSAMSGVRLTHAAQVPAPIPVRPGASYFALDAHGPLYERMLKAQSVMIYAPESYRDLKIEMLAVTP, encoded by the coding sequence ATGAACAATCCAAAGATTCTCTGGGGCGAGGGGCTATTTCTCCGTCCACAACACTTCCAGCAGCAAGATGCCCATGCCGAGGCCTTGATCCGGCGCACCCTGCTTTCTGCTCAGCCCTATGCCTGGGGCGTTCGTGACCTGGACATCGATCTCGATTCACTGAAAAGCGGGATTCTGCGTTTCAACCGGATTGACGCCATTTTTGCCAACGGCGATTTCTTCACTGCCCCCGATGTCGATCAGTTGCCACCGCCCATCACGCTCGATGCCGCGGTGACCGAAGAAGGCACGACTGACTTCTTTCTGGCGCTCCATCACCTGAATGCGCATGGTGGAAATTGCACTGAAAACAGCGCTGATTCGGGCCAGGCGCGTTATCTGATCGTTCCCCGAGAAAATCCCGATCTGTTCACCGATGCCGCCGAGGCCGACATCGCAACGCTGAGCAAGATTTCCCACATCAAATCGGCCAGCGAGCCCCGCGACCAGTTCCTGACGCTTCCCATCGTCCGGATTCGACGCACCGCCAGCGACGGCTTCGAGGTCGATCCGACTTTCCTGCCACCGTCGATCAGCCTGCGCAGTGCGCCCAGCCTGTACATGCAATTGCGTCGCCAGATCGATGCCCTGCTGGCCAAGGTCGATGCACTGTACGGTTTTCATCGCGAGCCTTCGAAGAACGTCATCGAATTCCGCTCCGGCGACATTGCCTCATTCTGGCTGCTCCACACGGCTAGCAGCGCCTGCGCCACCCTGACCCATCTGTTCCGTAATCCGGAAACCTCGCCCGAACGCCTGTTTCAGGAACTGCTCCGGCTGGCCGGCGGGCTGATGACCTTTTCCAAAGGCTATTCGCTGAACGATCTACCGGCCTACGATCACGCCCAACCGGGCCCCGGCTTCGCGCGCCTTGATCTGATCCTGCGCGAATTGCTGGATACGGTGATTTCGACCCGCTATTTCGCCATCGCCCTGAGCCAGCCGAAACAGGCTTTTTATGCCGGCCACCTCGACTCAGAAAAGATCAACGGCGAAACCGCCTTCTATCTGTCGATCACGGCGTCGCATCCACAGTCGGAAATCATCGAATCCATCCCCCTGCGCATCAAGGTCGGCGCACCGGATGACGTCGAAAAACTGGTGCTCTCGGCGATGTCCGGTGTCCGCCTGACGCATGCCGCACAAGTCCCGGCGCCGATCCCGGTCCGCCCCGGCGCCAGCTACTTTGCGCTCGATGCCCACGGCCCGCTGTACGAGCGAATGCTCAAGGCCCAGTCCGTAATGATCTATGCCCCGGAAAGCTACCGGGACCTCAAAATTGAAATGCTCGCCGTAACGCCATGA
- the tssE gene encoding type VI secretion system baseplate subunit TssE — protein MIKGFEPSLFDKLFDDLPVGAARWRLSLEQLKDSVARDLEALLNTRVILGEEHDKSFPLAVRSVAGFGLSDFAGLSLANVHDRRRICASIAAAIAAHEPRLRDVRVELELHRKTVNALYFSINAVLFVRPAQEPVAFDALLQPTSLQYSVSRHRPRPGA, from the coding sequence ATGATCAAGGGTTTCGAGCCATCCCTCTTCGACAAACTGTTTGACGACCTGCCCGTCGGGGCGGCGCGTTGGCGGTTGTCGCTTGAACAATTGAAGGATTCGGTCGCCCGCGATCTGGAGGCCTTGCTGAATACGCGCGTGATTCTTGGCGAGGAGCATGACAAGAGTTTTCCCCTTGCCGTCCGTTCGGTAGCCGGGTTTGGCCTGTCCGATTTTGCCGGGCTCAGCCTGGCCAACGTGCATGACCGGCGGCGCATCTGTGCCTCGATTGCTGCGGCAATCGCCGCCCATGAGCCGCGTTTGCGCGACGTGCGCGTCGAGCTCGAATTGCACCGCAAGACAGTGAATGCCCTGTATTTCTCGATCAACGCCGTGCTGTTCGTCAGGCCGGCGCAGGAGCCGGTTGCCTTCGATGCGCTGTTGCAACCGACCAGCCTGCAATATTCAGTCAGCCGGCATCGGCCGCGCCCGGGAGCCTAA
- a CDS encoding Hcp family type VI secretion system effector — protein MKDIYVEFKGSDIKGDSRDEKHKDQVEVSTWSHTMRQPKSATASGSGGHTAERVEHGEMIFTKDIDGSSPKLYQACSSGLVVNDVIVYFYRAFGGKNTTGNPSGTQNRHQYLKIELKNVIIASVSPSVDGEGVPQEVFSLKYSAVKWTYDELNIDGSKSGKVNIQGAWNLAKNTPNLT, from the coding sequence ATGAAGGATATCTACGTTGAGTTCAAGGGTAGTGACATCAAGGGTGATTCCCGTGATGAAAAGCACAAAGACCAGGTTGAGGTGTCGACCTGGAGCCATACGATGCGCCAGCCGAAGTCGGCAACGGCGTCAGGTTCTGGTGGCCATACCGCAGAACGGGTTGAACATGGCGAAATGATCTTCACCAAGGATATCGACGGTTCCAGCCCCAAGCTGTACCAGGCCTGCTCGTCCGGTCTCGTGGTCAACGATGTCATCGTCTACTTCTACCGTGCTTTCGGCGGCAAGAATACGACCGGCAATCCGTCCGGCACGCAGAACCGCCATCAGTACCTGAAGATCGAACTGAAAAACGTCATCATCGCTTCGGTTTCGCCGTCGGTTGATGGTGAAGGCGTCCCGCAGGAAGTCTTCTCGCTGAAATATTCTGCCGTCAAGTGGACTTACGACGAGCTGAATATCGATGGCAGCAAGTCCGGCAAGGTCAATATCCAGGGTGCCTGGAACCTCGCCAAGAACACGCCGAATCTGACCTGA
- the tssF gene encoding type VI secretion system baseplate subunit TssF gives MEDLLPYYERELTFLRQHSREFAERYPKLAAQLLLSGEGCDDPHVERMIQSFALLTSRVSKKLEDSYPQFTEALLNVLYPHYLRPFPSCSIAHFDHGGSELSSVASIPRGTELQSRPVKGAVCKFRTAWDVQLVPVAIGELSFDPVATAPGEVRLPVGCNAILSFALTLRGGNSETGFAKLKKLRIYIDAEPSVASALRDALFLRRQKVYAVGNDQRWRIARDGLVGEVGFAGDEALIDMPDTAHGAYRYLTEYFCFPEKFNFFDLDMAALPSGLLAEGKIKLHIALGDLRADSDASRLLQTLTAQNLRLGCVPVVNLFAQRGDPIRVSNRQAAYPVVADGRRAYAYDVYSIDSVRRVRQTPQGEAITEFRPFFSLRHGETPDRNGYYWYAQRDHLVAESSPGYETSLSIVDADFDPVQPKTDVLSLQLTCTNRELPTLMSVGLPSGDLFLEGGSSVRAIKLLRKPTQPCRFDHRRDGQWRIISHLSLNHLSLTGSGLGAFQEMLALYDLPRTAASRRQIEGVLAIEQHDKTVWMAGQPFACFVRGLEVRITIDESSFVGSGLDVFARCIDHFLGLYVSLNSFIQLVVISNRTGEELIRCAPRNGESILA, from the coding sequence TTGGAAGATCTTCTTCCTTACTACGAGCGCGAGCTCACCTTTCTCCGCCAGCACTCCCGCGAGTTTGCCGAGCGCTATCCGAAACTGGCCGCCCAACTGCTGCTCTCCGGCGAAGGCTGCGACGACCCGCACGTCGAGCGGATGATCCAGTCCTTCGCGCTGCTGACCTCCCGCGTCTCAAAAAAGCTCGAAGACAGCTATCCGCAGTTCACCGAAGCCCTGCTGAACGTGCTTTACCCGCATTACCTGCGGCCTTTTCCCAGTTGTTCGATCGCCCATTTCGATCACGGCGGCAGCGAGTTGTCCTCGGTGGCCAGCATTCCCCGTGGCACGGAGCTGCAGTCGCGGCCGGTCAAGGGCGCGGTCTGTAAATTCCGTACGGCCTGGGATGTCCAGTTGGTCCCGGTCGCCATTGGGGAACTAAGCTTCGACCCGGTGGCCACGGCGCCCGGCGAAGTGCGCCTGCCGGTCGGCTGCAATGCCATCCTGTCGTTTGCGTTGACTCTACGCGGCGGCAATAGCGAAACCGGTTTTGCCAAGTTGAAGAAGCTGCGGATCTACATCGATGCCGAGCCATCGGTCGCCTCGGCTTTGCGCGATGCCCTTTTTCTGCGCCGGCAGAAAGTCTATGCGGTAGGGAACGATCAACGCTGGCGTATCGCGCGCGACGGTCTGGTCGGGGAAGTGGGCTTTGCCGGTGATGAAGCGCTGATCGACATGCCGGACACGGCGCATGGCGCCTATCGCTACCTGACCGAGTACTTCTGCTTTCCCGAAAAATTCAATTTTTTCGATCTCGATATGGCGGCGTTGCCCTCGGGGCTGCTCGCCGAAGGGAAAATAAAACTGCACATCGCCCTCGGCGATCTGCGCGCCGACAGCGATGCCTCGCGCCTGCTGCAGACCTTGACGGCGCAGAACCTGCGCCTCGGTTGCGTGCCGGTGGTTAATCTGTTTGCCCAACGCGGCGACCCGATCCGGGTCAGCAATCGCCAGGCGGCCTACCCGGTAGTGGCCGATGGCCGGCGGGCCTATGCCTATGACGTCTATTCGATCGATTCGGTGCGGCGGGTCCGGCAGACGCCGCAAGGCGAGGCGATCACCGAGTTCCGCCCGTTCTTTTCGCTGCGCCATGGCGAGACGCCGGACCGCAACGGCTATTACTGGTATGCCCAGCGCGATCATCTGGTGGCCGAGAGCAGCCCCGGTTACGAAACCTCGCTATCCATCGTCGATGCCGATTTCGATCCGGTCCAGCCGAAGACCGATGTCCTCAGCCTGCAACTGACCTGCACCAATCGCGAACTGCCCACGCTGATGTCGGTTGGCCTGCCATCCGGCGACCTGTTCCTCGAAGGCGGTTCCAGCGTGCGGGCCATCAAGTTGCTGCGCAAGCCGACCCAGCCCTGTCGTTTCGACCATCGGCGCGACGGCCAGTGGCGCATCATCTCGCACCTGTCGCTCAATCATCTGTCGCTGACCGGCAGTGGCCTGGGCGCCTTCCAGGAAATGCTCGCGCTCTATGATCTACCGCGTACCGCCGCGTCGCGCCGGCAGATCGAAGGCGTCCTCGCTATCGAACAGCACGACAAAACGGTGTGGATGGCCGGCCAGCCGTTCGCCTGTTTCGTCCGCGGTCTGGAAGTCCGCATCACCATCGACGAATCGAGTTTCGTCGGTAGTGGCCTCGATGTCTTTGCCCGCTGCATCGACCATTTTCTCGGCCTGTATGTCAGCCTGAACAGCTTTATCCAGCTGGTCGTCATTTCGAATCGAACCGGAGAGGAATTGATCCGATGCGCACCCCGCAACGGCGAGTCGATCCTGGCATAG
- the tssB gene encoding type VI secretion system contractile sheath small subunit translates to MAKKESVQKRLQKVRPPRVQLTYDVEIGDAIEAKELPFVVGVLGDFAAQSKEPQGKVRDRKFVNIDMDNFDDVMEGMAPRTAYRVKNRLTPGGGEMGVDIEFRKFEDFRPESVVQQVEPLRKLQEARAKLADLRNKLAGNEKLEDLLNDVLNNTEQLHHLGGKTNGGSEQ, encoded by the coding sequence GTGGCGAAAAAAGAGAGTGTTCAGAAGCGGTTGCAGAAGGTTCGTCCGCCCCGCGTTCAATTGACGTACGACGTCGAGATCGGCGATGCCATCGAGGCCAAGGAACTTCCTTTCGTGGTCGGCGTGCTCGGCGATTTCGCCGCCCAGTCGAAAGAGCCGCAGGGCAAGGTTCGCGATCGCAAGTTCGTCAACATCGACATGGATAATTTCGACGATGTCATGGAAGGCATGGCACCGCGCACCGCCTACCGTGTGAAGAATCGTCTGACGCCGGGTGGCGGCGAGATGGGGGTCGATATCGAATTCAGGAAATTTGAGGATTTTCGACCCGAATCCGTGGTTCAGCAGGTGGAACCGCTGCGCAAATTGCAGGAGGCCCGTGCCAAGCTGGCAGACCTGCGCAACAAGCTGGCCGGGAACGAAAAGCTTGAAGACCTGTTGAACGACGTGCTGAACAATACCGAGCAGTTGCATCATCTGGGTGGCAAGACGAACGGCGGGAGCGAACAATGA
- the tssC gene encoding type VI secretion system contractile sheath large subunit, translating into MSVQQAVSGGVATAHEASILDQIIEESRVAQSDQEKNRARDIISELVSQVLEGEVIVSENLAASLDARVAELDRLISEQLSEVMHAPEFQALESAWTGLHYLCKQTSTGVQQKIKLFNATKRELVKDFKTAIDFDQSALFKKVYEEEFGTFGGAPFGTLIGQFDLTRQPEDMYFIDQMSHIAAAAHAPFITAAAPQLFGLESYTELGKPRDMAKVFDTVEYAKWKSFRESEDSRYVGLALPRFLGRLPYNPIDGEVTEGFNFVEEVDGTNHDKYLWCNAAFAFAARLTTAFENYGWCAAIRGVEGGGLVEDLPTHTFRTDDGEVALKCPTEISITDRREKELSDLGFIPLVHCKNTDYAAFFGAQSSQKPKKYDTDSANANASLSAQLQYMFAVSRIAHYMKAMMRDKIGSFASAANVQNYLQRWIDQYVTADDSASQETKAQFPLREASVEVNEVPGRPGVYRAVSFIRPHFQLDELSVSLRLVAELPQSSKS; encoded by the coding sequence ATGAGCGTCCAGCAAGCTGTTTCCGGTGGTGTTGCCACGGCTCACGAAGCCAGCATCCTTGACCAGATCATTGAAGAGAGCCGGGTGGCCCAATCCGATCAGGAGAAGAATCGGGCGCGCGACATCATCAGCGAATTGGTGAGTCAGGTTCTGGAAGGCGAAGTCATCGTTTCCGAGAATCTGGCGGCGTCGCTGGATGCCCGGGTCGCCGAGCTGGATCGCCTGATTTCGGAGCAACTGAGCGAAGTGATGCATGCGCCGGAATTCCAGGCTCTCGAAAGCGCCTGGACCGGCCTGCACTACCTGTGCAAGCAAACCTCGACCGGCGTGCAGCAGAAAATCAAGCTGTTCAATGCGACGAAACGAGAACTGGTCAAGGACTTCAAGACGGCCATCGATTTCGACCAAAGTGCACTGTTCAAGAAGGTCTATGAAGAAGAGTTCGGGACTTTCGGCGGCGCGCCTTTTGGGACGCTGATCGGTCAGTTCGATCTGACGCGCCAGCCCGAGGATATGTACTTCATCGACCAGATGTCGCATATCGCGGCCGCCGCGCATGCCCCGTTCATTACCGCCGCCGCGCCGCAACTGTTCGGCCTCGAGTCCTATACCGAACTGGGCAAGCCGCGCGATATGGCGAAAGTCTTCGATACCGTCGAATACGCCAAGTGGAAATCTTTCCGTGAGTCGGAAGACTCGCGTTATGTCGGCCTGGCGCTGCCGCGTTTCCTCGGCCGTCTGCCGTACAACCCGATCGACGGCGAGGTTACCGAAGGTTTCAATTTCGTCGAGGAAGTCGATGGTACAAACCACGACAAATACCTCTGGTGCAATGCCGCTTTCGCCTTTGCCGCCCGTCTGACCACCGCCTTTGAAAATTACGGCTGGTGTGCCGCGATTCGTGGTGTCGAGGGCGGTGGTCTGGTCGAGGACCTGCCCACCCACACTTTCCGTACCGACGATGGCGAAGTGGCCCTCAAGTGCCCGACGGAAATCTCGATTACCGACCGGCGCGAAAAGGAACTCAGCGATCTGGGCTTCATTCCACTAGTGCATTGCAAAAATACCGACTATGCCGCGTTCTTTGGCGCCCAGTCGTCGCAGAAACCAAAGAAATACGATACCGATTCGGCCAACGCCAATGCCTCGCTGTCCGCGCAGTTGCAATACATGTTCGCGGTGTCCCGCATTGCGCATTACATGAAGGCCATGATGCGCGACAAGATCGGCAGCTTTGCCTCGGCCGCGAATGTTCAGAACTATCTGCAGCGCTGGATCGATCAATACGTTACCGCGGACGATTCGGCATCGCAGGAAACCAAGGCGCAGTTCCCCTTGCGGGAAGCGTCAGTCGAAGTCAACGAAGTGCCCGGACGGCCCGGTGTCTATCGGGCCGTGTCGTTCATCCGGCCGCACTTCCAGCTTGACGAACTCTCGGTGTCCCTGCGGTTGGTCGCCGAGTTGCCGCAATCCAGCAAGAGCTGA
- the icmH gene encoding type IVB secretion system protein IcmH/DotU, with protein MTNAPSLFSLAPGQQPDESTTDRPAKSLVDLLYDGFYMLILLHNRSAPKDTEEFAGNIQKFLDHFERTAKKNDFSAEDIFDAKYAFCAAADEAVLNSQMNIREVWARRPLQLVLFGDQLAGEHFFDKLEVARNGGARRINALEVFHMCLLVGFKGRYLLEGPEKLKYLTSQLGEHIAHIKGKAAPFAPHWAAPDSISNALKRDIPFWVIVSVLALFGLVAYVGLDWHARHTVQEILSPFKSIVQLAPRAPTLTITLP; from the coding sequence ATGACCAACGCACCCAGCCTGTTTTCCCTTGCCCCCGGCCAGCAGCCGGACGAGTCGACCACCGACCGCCCGGCCAAGAGCCTCGTCGACCTGTTGTACGACGGCTTCTACATGTTGATCCTGCTGCACAACCGGAGCGCCCCGAAGGACACCGAGGAGTTTGCCGGCAACATCCAGAAATTCCTCGATCACTTCGAGCGAACCGCCAAGAAGAATGACTTCAGCGCCGAGGACATCTTCGATGCGAAATACGCTTTCTGTGCCGCCGCCGACGAAGCCGTCCTGAATTCCCAGATGAATATCCGCGAAGTCTGGGCGCGCCGGCCTCTGCAACTCGTTCTCTTTGGCGACCAACTGGCCGGCGAACATTTTTTCGACAAGCTTGAAGTGGCCCGCAACGGAGGCGCCAGACGGATCAATGCGCTGGAAGTCTTCCACATGTGCCTGCTCGTCGGCTTCAAGGGACGCTACCTGCTGGAAGGGCCGGAGAAGCTCAAGTATTTGACTTCGCAGCTTGGCGAACATATCGCCCACATCAAGGGCAAGGCGGCTCCCTTCGCCCCGCACTGGGCTGCCCCTGACAGCATTTCGAACGCCCTCAAGCGTGACATTCCCTTCTGGGTCATCGTCTCCGTGCTTGCCCTGTTCGGCCTGGTCGCCTATGTCGGCCTGGACTGGCATGCCAGACACACCGTTCAGGAAATCCTGTCACCGTTCAAGAGCATCGTTCAGTTGGCACCGCGTGCCCCGACGCTGACCATCACCCTGCCCTGA
- the tssJ gene encoding type VI secretion system lipoprotein TssJ has protein sequence MTIARTSRFFSLLIALIAVLISGCSSMSGVQLASSAVGLVLEATGVIKKDTGDPTKKLTDLSVKIFGGEQLNTTSSGKSLSLVMKVYILRSPERLKTLTYPQISTPEGEKEALGEELVSVREITVIPGKSYDLTLKVPGDATTIGIVGMFRAPYSQRWKLGFDTKQSFDTGIIVGAHACALTASKGALITDISPDSVQSLVGVQCNS, from the coding sequence ATGACCATTGCACGCACCAGCCGTTTCTTCAGCTTGCTTATCGCGCTCATCGCCGTGCTGATATCTGGATGCAGTTCGATGTCGGGCGTCCAGTTGGCCAGTTCGGCTGTTGGTCTCGTTCTTGAAGCCACCGGTGTCATCAAAAAGGATACGGGCGACCCGACCAAGAAGCTGACAGACCTGTCGGTCAAGATTTTTGGGGGCGAACAGCTCAATACGACAAGCAGTGGAAAGTCGCTGTCGCTGGTCATGAAGGTGTATATCCTGCGCTCCCCGGAACGCCTGAAGACGCTGACCTACCCGCAGATCTCGACACCCGAGGGCGAGAAGGAAGCGCTCGGGGAGGAACTGGTTTCGGTTCGTGAAATCACCGTCATCCCGGGAAAATCCTACGATCTGACGCTCAAGGTTCCGGGAGATGCAACGACGATTGGCATCGTCGGCATGTTCAGAGCGCCCTATTCCCAGCGCTGGAAACTAGGGTTCGACACCAAGCAGTCATTCGATACGGGGATCATCGTTGGCGCCCATGCTTGTGCGCTGACCGCCAGCAAAGGCGCCTTGATCACCGACATCAGCCCCGATTCAGTCCAGTCGCTGGTCGGCGTTCAATGCAATTCATAG
- the tssG gene encoding type VI secretion system baseplate subunit TssG — protein MRTPQRRVDPGIVEHSLQEPERYEFFQLVRLYEMVFKKEARAFGGDAVSERIRFRNSLRLGFAPSQVDAMQPRYRRDAAGLETAELEQVEITPSFMGMLGVNGTLPIHYTEQVIHHERFKRDASGRAFLDLFTNRAVGHFYRAWKKYKLPVQYETDRRNRFLPLVLSLAGLGFDALRERMSTAPGAINDESVAFFAGLLRQRPVSAETLEKALGGYFREKVVVEQFVGRWYVVPIEQRSTLGGKNAVLGSNTLVGERVWQRNLRIRIHIGPLTHERYMAFLPKGEMAAGLEKILTLATGGQFEYEIRPILRAADVKPLALGKGQGGRLGYDTFMLTRPAKSDRSDTSYLTHFIN, from the coding sequence ATGCGCACCCCGCAACGGCGAGTCGATCCTGGCATAGTCGAGCACAGCCTGCAGGAGCCCGAACGCTACGAGTTCTTCCAGCTTGTCCGTCTGTACGAGATGGTTTTCAAGAAGGAGGCGCGGGCCTTTGGCGGCGATGCCGTCAGTGAGCGTATCCGTTTCCGTAATTCGCTGCGCCTCGGTTTCGCGCCCAGCCAGGTCGATGCGATGCAGCCGCGCTACCGGCGCGACGCGGCCGGGCTGGAAACCGCCGAACTGGAGCAGGTCGAGATCACGCCCAGTTTCATGGGCATGCTCGGGGTCAATGGCACGTTGCCGATTCACTACACCGAGCAGGTCATTCATCACGAGCGCTTCAAGCGCGATGCGTCCGGGCGCGCTTTCCTCGACTTGTTTACCAACCGGGCGGTCGGTCATTTCTACCGTGCCTGGAAAAAATACAAGCTGCCCGTCCAGTACGAAACGGACCGCCGCAACCGTTTTCTGCCGCTCGTCCTCTCGCTTGCCGGACTCGGCTTCGATGCGCTACGCGAGCGGATGAGCACCGCGCCGGGGGCGATCAACGATGAATCGGTCGCCTTCTTTGCCGGTCTGCTGCGCCAGCGACCGGTCTCGGCCGAAACCCTGGAAAAGGCGCTCGGCGGCTACTTTCGCGAGAAGGTGGTGGTCGAACAATTCGTTGGTCGCTGGTATGTCGTACCGATCGAGCAGCGTTCAACGCTCGGCGGCAAGAACGCCGTGCTGGGCAGCAACACCCTGGTCGGCGAACGGGTCTGGCAACGCAATCTGCGTATCCGCATCCATATCGGGCCACTGACTCACGAACGCTACATGGCCTTCCTGCCAAAAGGCGAGATGGCCGCCGGGCTGGAAAAAATTCTCACCCTGGCCACCGGCGGCCAGTTCGAATACGAAATCCGGCCCATCCTGCGCGCCGCCGACGTCAAGCCGCTGGCGCTGGGCAAGGGGCAGGGCGGCCGGCTTGGCTACGACACCTTCATGCTGACTCGGCCGGCCAAGAGCGATCGCAGCGATACCTCCTATCTCACCCATTTCATCAACTAA
- a CDS encoding tetratricopeptide repeat protein, which produces MLALRQRVFILSLGMVAVLSGCATGKVTMTQDQFLEAMGKSNIKIESLLDKGNQEEAVRLLDDLAKKNPDRKEPWGRLAKVYFDAGNYAQAIVSAEEVLQRDTTDRAAKSIRAVAGLRVAAQSLTDLRNDVELKGSARSDAAGLAKVMRETLGEEVLVPPEELEERKKREAAAAARAKARLAARKKASAGVESAPQATSSGGDPFNVLK; this is translated from the coding sequence ATGCTTGCTCTCAGACAGCGTGTTTTTATTCTTTCCCTGGGGATGGTCGCGGTGTTGTCAGGCTGCGCGACGGGCAAGGTGACGATGACCCAGGATCAGTTCCTGGAGGCCATGGGAAAGTCCAATATCAAGATCGAATCCCTGCTGGATAAGGGTAATCAAGAGGAGGCTGTGCGTCTTCTCGATGATTTGGCCAAGAAGAATCCGGATCGCAAGGAACCGTGGGGCCGTCTGGCCAAAGTCTATTTCGATGCCGGTAATTACGCTCAGGCAATCGTTTCGGCAGAAGAGGTTTTGCAGCGTGACACGACCGATCGGGCCGCGAAAAGCATTCGTGCCGTCGCTGGCCTGAGGGTGGCCGCCCAGTCGTTGACCGATCTGCGCAACGACGTTGAACTCAAGGGCAGTGCGCGTTCCGATGCGGCAGGTCTGGCCAAGGTGATGCGCGAAACGCTGGGTGAAGAAGTCCTGGTTCCGCCAGAGGAGTTGGAGGAGCGAAAGAAAAGGGAAGCGGCTGCGGCGGCTCGCGCCAAGGCGCGGCTGGCGGCCCGGAAGAAAGCGAGTGCCGGCGTCGAGAGCGCGCCGCAGGCCACATCGTCCGGTGGTGATCCGTTCAACGTTTTGAAGTAA
- the tssA gene encoding type VI secretion system protein TssA — MDFEHLVRPLESASGPCGEDLIFSAEFDAIQEARRFEDPSLAQGEWVTEVKEADWENVIRVCETLLANKAKDLRVIAWLTEARGKIGGLAGLAEGYSLLGYLCDAFWDDIHPQPEDGDLEQRVGVLDWLVNQTARLIRETPLTHSAKGNFSAIDQESARAMAKNIERNPGMADELGRTARVTLDTFESALKDTPTRHFVDGMQDAERLKDAMKALQMVLDQRMGQQAPAFGPTFDALEDVFRFFRRHAGEASDSRTPEVSGTAATPTNTPPHFDGTGRIEPSFGNSPPANGQIQSREQAIRQLQDIAAFFRRTEPHSPVAYLADKAAKWGTMPLHEWLRTVLKEDAALSRMEELLGVEAGQLEHGQG, encoded by the coding sequence ATGGATTTTGAGCATCTGGTCCGCCCACTGGAATCCGCATCGGGTCCATGCGGCGAGGATTTGATTTTTTCTGCTGAATTCGATGCGATTCAGGAGGCCCGGCGTTTCGAGGATCCGTCGCTCGCCCAGGGAGAATGGGTAACTGAGGTCAAGGAGGCGGACTGGGAAAACGTGATCCGCGTCTGCGAAACGCTACTGGCCAACAAAGCCAAGGATCTCCGGGTAATTGCCTGGCTCACCGAAGCCCGCGGCAAAATTGGCGGGCTGGCCGGACTGGCCGAGGGATATTCGCTGCTCGGATATTTATGCGATGCATTCTGGGATGACATTCATCCGCAACCCGAGGACGGCGATCTCGAGCAGCGGGTCGGGGTCCTCGACTGGCTGGTCAATCAGACCGCACGGCTGATTCGCGAAACACCGCTGACTCATTCCGCCAAGGGAAATTTTTCGGCGATCGATCAGGAATCGGCCCGGGCGATGGCCAAGAACATCGAACGCAATCCGGGCATGGCCGACGAATTGGGGCGTACCGCCCGTGTCACCCTCGACACGTTCGAAAGCGCTCTGAAAGATACCCCAACGCGTCATTTCGTTGACGGCATGCAGGATGCGGAGCGCCTGAAGGATGCGATGAAGGCTCTGCAAATGGTGCTTGACCAGCGCATGGGCCAACAGGCACCGGCCTTTGGCCCAACCTTCGATGCGCTGGAAGATGTTTTCCGCTTTTTCCGGCGCCATGCCGGAGAGGCCTCCGACAGCAGGACGCCGGAGGTATCCGGAACAGCTGCAACTCCGACCAATACCCCGCCACATTTCGATGGAACGGGGCGCATCGAGCCATCCTTTGGCAATTCCCCTCCGGCCAATGGCCAGATCCAGTCCCGCGAGCAGGCCATCCGTCAATTGCAGGACATTGCCGCGTTTTTCCGCCGGACCGAACCGCACAGCCCGGTCGCCTATCTGGCCGACAAGGCGGCAAAATGGGGCACGATGCCACTGCACGAATGGCTGCGCACCGTCCTCAAGGAGGATGCCGCGCTGTCCCGGATGGAGGAGTTGCTCGGCGTCGAAGCCGGCCAATTGGAACACGGCCAGGGCTGA